One Glycine soja cultivar W05 chromosome 2, ASM419377v2, whole genome shotgun sequence genomic region harbors:
- the LOC114372810 gene encoding F-box/kelch-repeat protein At3g06240-like has protein sequence MSLSSHCRSRRCRSRSLVARATKKGCSKQLGGSGSNNLVDTAILRSFAASPSHRLLRRSNPFFVESIDVENSSAVNLPLPLPSSPRNWGKYKIYGTKHQILGSCRGLILLHNKTRYENYLILWNPSTGVHKRLSNLKFDSTEYYFLYGFGYDPSTDDYLIVLVGFLDEFDEEPYGVPNVHIFSFKTNSWEEDSVRVPNEIFHGKFRSGSLLNETLHWLVLCKNQNVPVVVAFDLMQRTVTESWSFSQIPLLDH, from the exons ATGTCCCTCTCTAGTCATTGTCGTTCTCGCCGTTGCCGATCACGTTCTCTAGTTGCTAGAGCCACCAAAAAAGGGTGCAGTAAGCAACTTGGAGGTTCAGGAAGTAACAACCTTGTAGATACTGCTATATTGCGTTCC TTTGCTGCATCACCCTCCCATAGACTCCTTCGcaggtcaaatcctttttttgTCGAATCCATTGATGTAGAGAATTCCAGTGCAGTGAATTTACCTCTCCCTCTTCCATCATCCCCACGCAATTGGGGCAAATATAAGATTTATGGTACCAAGCATCAGATTTTGGGTTCATGCAGAGGGCTCATACTTTTGCACAACAAGACGAGGTATGAGAACTATCTCATTCTGTGGAATCCATCAACAGGTGTACACAAACGGTTATccaatttgaaatttgattcaacAGAGTATTATTTTCTATATGGTTTTGGGTATGACCCATCCACAGATGACTACTTAATAGTTCTTGTTGGATTTTTGGATGAATTCGATGAAGAGCCTTATGGTGTGCCTAAtgtccacattttctccttcaaAACCAATTCGTGGGAAGAAGATAGTGTCCGTGTTCCAAATGAGATTTTCCACGGTAAATTCAGATCAGGGTCTCTCTTGAATGAGACTCTTCATTGGTTGGTTTTATGTAAGAATCAAAATGTCCCTGTGGTTGTTGCCTTTGATCTGATGCAAAGGACAGTGACTGAAAGTTGGAGTTTTTCACAGATTCCTCTGCTGGATCATTAA